A region of the Pseudoprevotella muciniphila genome:
GAGAGTAGTCATACAGCGTACACAATCCGCATCTGTTAAAATTGATGGAAAAACCAACGGTGAAATCGGCAAAGGTTTGCTGATTTTATTGGGCATCGAACCATCCGACACACAAGAAGATGTTTTATGGTTGGTAAAAAAAGCGGCAATGCTGCGCATATTCGATGACGATGAAGGCGTGATGAACAAATCCGTTATTGATATAAATGGCGATGTCATGGTGGTGAGTCAATTCACTCTCATGGCAAGTTATAAAAAAGGAAACCGACCATCGTATATTCGCGCAGCAGGTCCTGAAATCGCCATACCACTCTACGATTATTTCTGCAGCGAAATGGAAAAAACTATAGAAAAACCCGTTAAAACCGGTGTTTTTGGTGCGAATATGCAAGTTGAATTGCTAAACGATGGCCCTGTAACCATCTGCATGGATTCTAAACGAAAAGAATAGTAGTGGCATGACAATAGAAGAAGCCCAGAAAAAAGTAGACCAATGGATAAAGACATTCGGTGTTCGCTATTTCAGCGAACTTACCAACATGGCATGCCTTACAGAAGAAGTGGGTGAATTGGCAAGGATTATTGCCAGAAAATATGGCGACCAATCTTTTAAATCCGGTGAGAAAGAAGATTTGTCCGATGAAATGGCAGATATTTTATGGGTTCTGATTTGCCTTGCCAACCAAACTGGCGTTGATTTGACCGATGCTCTGAAAAAATCATTCGACAAAAAAACCAAAAGAGATGCTAAGCGACACCTAGACAATCCAAAACTGAAATAAATAACATATTTTTTAGGCAACAAAAATAATAATCTTCAAATAATTATGGCAAATAATTGTAACTGTGGACACGACCACAACCATGATCATCTTGGCTGCAAAGACAAATACAGCCTGGCCTTTGAAAAGTTTGACCTCCACCGACACGATGAAATAGTTCATGAAGAGGTTACTAAACTCATTGAGAAAAACAAGGGAAAATACAACACACCGGAAGTGATGCTCCATCTGCTTCAGGCTGTAGAATTGACTACGCTGAAAGTAACCGACAGCGAAGAAAGCGTTCTGGCTATGGTTGAGCGCGTCAACAAGTTTTATGATGAGCGCCCGGAACTTCCACCGATGGCCACCATCTGCGTATATCCCAAATTCGCAAAATTAGTCAGTCAAAGCCTCGAAGTAGAGGGTACAGAAACTACGGTTGTAAGCGGTGGTTTTCCTTCTTCACAAACCTTTGCAGAAGTAAAAACCATCGAAACGTCGCTGGCTGTACACGATGGCGCAGAACAGGTAGATTGTGTCTTGAATGTTGGTGCTTTCCTTTCTGGCGATTATGAGACTGTTTCCGATGAAATCGCCGAAATTAAGGCAGCATGTAACGGTGTTCCACTGAAAGTCATTCTCGAGACCGGAGCGCTTCAAACGGCAGAAAACATCAAACGTGCCAGTATTCTCGCTATCTATGCCGGTGCAGACTTTATCAAGACGAGTACTGGAAAAATAGAGCCAGCAGCCACTCCTGAAGCAGCACTGATGATGTGCGAAACCATCAAGGAATACTACAAACTAACAGGAACGAAAATTGGCTTTAAGGCTGCCGGCGGACTGAAAACCATTGACGATGCCCTTAACTACTACACAATAGTTATGGAACTTCTCGGAAAAGAGTGGATTGACGACAAACTATTTCGTCTCGGAACAAGCCGTTTGGCTAACAAAATTGTTTCTAAGGTGGTTGGTGAAGAAATTAACCCTTTCTAAAGCAACTGTGATAAAGGTCCAAATAAAAGCGATGAATCTTACGGTTTCATCGCTTTTATTTTTATATTTTTACATCTCGCGTCCTACCACATAGTCTATATAGAGTTCCAAAGAACGACGCACGTCCGAATCTTTGCAACGTATAAGATAGGATAGGGCGTTGTTTCTGTATTGCATCATTGTTTCTCGTGCAGAATCTATACCACCTTGTCCCTTGGTGAACTTAACGAGTCGCTCGATGTCGTCCTTGCTTGCTTTCATCGCCCTCACCTTTGCTGCCAAAGCGTGTATTTCTTCATCGTGCGTATTTTGGAGCGCTCGCAGAACCGGCAGAGAAAGTTTACCTTCACGCATGTCGTTGCCCGTTGGTTTTCCAATCTTTGCATCGTCAAAATAATCAAAGATATCGTCTCGTATTTGGAAACAAATACCCGCGGTTTCACCGAAAAGTTTTGCTTCTTCTATTGTTTGCTTATCTGCACCGACAGACAAAGCGCCAAGTTCGGCACAAACACCGAAGAGTGAAGCCGTTTTGTGCCTTATTATTTGCATATAAGTCTCCTCCGACAATTTCGGATTCAGATTACTCGGCAACTGAAGCAACTCTCCTTCAGCCAAATCGGACCCAAGCCTACCTATTGCAGATATGGGCTCCATACTATTCATCTTGGCAGCCATCTGAATAGTCTTTGACAAAATGTAATCACCTATCAGGATAGCAGGCTTGTTGTCAAACACCTTGTTTAATGATTTGTCGCCTCGTCGCTCCTGACTCTCATCTACAACATCGTCGTGAATGAGACTTGCAGTATGCAACATTTCGAGAACTACAGCCGAGGTATATGTGTTATCGTTTACTTCGCCCAAGGCTTTTGCAGTAAGCAATACGAGTATGGGGCGCATCAACTTACCTTGCTTGGCACGCACATGTTCAAGTGCAGAACCCAACAAACTGTTTTGGTGGGTAAGAGTAGCGTTGAACAATGCAGAGTAGTGCTGCAATTCTGCCTCGATGGGCTTACGGATCCGTTCTAAATTATTCATCATTACCAGTAAATCATTGCAAAATTACGACATATTTTGCAAGTCGATAAATTTTTGCGTACATTTACAACGAAAAAACCAAAACAAAAGTAATACCACATGCAAAAACTTTGCCTTCTCGATGCATACGCTCTGATTTATCGCTCCTATTATGCGCTCATACGCTCACCGCGTATCAATTCAAAGGGAGAAAACACATCGGCAATATTCGGATTTGTCAACACGCTTGAAGATGTCCTAAAGAAAGAAAATCCCGATTTCATCGGCATTGCTTTCGACCCAAAGGGCAAGACTTTCCGTCATGAAACATATCCTGAGTACAAGGCTCAGCGTGAGAGCACTCCTGAAGACATAAGGTTTGCTGTGCCCATCATCAAAGACATCATACGTGCCTACAACATTCCCATTCTTGAAGTTGAGCGTTATGAGGCAGATGACGTAATTGGTACTATTGCAAAAAAGGCGGCTTCATCGGGACTTTTTGTAGAAATGATAACCCCCGACAAGGACTATGGACAACTTGTGGAAGAAAACATCATTATGCTCCGGCCGGGACATGGTGCCAGTCCTATGGAAAGGATGGGGGAGAAAGAAGTTTGCGAAAAGTATGGTCTGCAAAAAACTTCTCAAATTATCGACTACCTCGGACTTATGGGTGATGCGTCAGACAATGTGCCCGGCTGTCCTGGGGTGGGAGCGAAGACTGCCGCTAAACTCATAGAGCAATTCGGCGACATAGGGCATTTGCTTGAGCGGACCGATGAACTTAAAGGCGCCTTGAAGACAAAAGTAGAAGAAAACAAGGAAAAAATTCTCTTTTCCAAATTTCTTGTTACAATAAAAACCGATGTTCCCATCGAACTGAATCTGGATGAACTCAAAAGAAAGGAACCAGACAAGGAAAGTTTGAAAAAAATATTTGAACGTCTCGAATTTCGCTCGTTTATTTCAAAAATGTTCAAACCTGAAACTATTCAAGGAGAACTATTTCAAAACCCAACTAAACCACAATACATTCAAGGCGATCTCTTTGGCAATCCCATAAATTCCGTTGCAAACGAAACTAATAGTTCTGAAGTTTTATTTGACGCTGGTAAGGAAATCGTGGTTGCAGAAAATCTCACAGATTTAAAAAACACAAAACATGAATATCATCTAATTGATAATGAGGAAGAATGCCTTCAATTGTGTCAAAAATTATTGACAAATAAAATTTTGAGTTTTGACACAGAAACCACATCTACCGACGCTATCAGTGCACGGCTTGTTGGTTTCAGTTTTTCTGTGAGACCTTTTGAAGCATATTATATTTCTGTCCCTCAAGATTTTGAAGAAGCAAAAAAAATTGTTGGCATATTCAAGCCACTCTATGAATCGGAGGAGATTTTGAAAGTAGGACAAAACATAAAATACGACATAATTGTACTGAAGCACTATGGCATAAACGTGCGCGGTCCACTTTTCGACACCATGCTGGCGCACTATGTTGTTCAGCCAGAATTACGACACAACATGGACTACCTCGCTGAGATATATCTTCATTACCGCACCATACACATAGACGAACTCATTGGTCCTGCAGGCAAAAAGCAGAAAAACATGTCAGAACTCAAACCCGAGGAAGTATATGAATATGCCTGCGAGGATGCTGATGTTACTCTACGCCTGGTAGAACCTCTCAAGAAGGAGATGGATAGGGTAGGGGCGACAAAAATTTTCTACGAACTTGAAATGCCTCTTGTTCCTGTTCTTGCAAAAATGGAAATGGACGGAGTGGTGCTCGACACAAAAGCCATCAACGAAACAGGCAACCTCTTCCGCGAGAGAATGAAAAATCTCGAAAGGGACATTTACACGATGGCTGGCCACGAATTCCTGCTTACTTCGCCAAGACAAGTGGGCGAGGTTCTCTTTGGAGAAATGAAATTGTCGGAAAAAGCAAAGAAAACTAAAAGCGGGCAATACCAAACTTCTGAAGCCGTGCTGGAAGGATTGAAATCCAAACATCCCATTGTAGAAAAGATTCTTGCACACAGAGGGCTAAAAAAACTCATCAGCACATACATTGATGCACTCCCCAAACTCATCAATCCGGAAACAGGACACCTGCACACATCTTTCAACCAAGCCGTTACTGCCACAGGGCGGTTGAGTTCATCGAACCCCAATCTGCAAAACATTCCTGTTCGCGGCGACGATGGAAAAGAAATCCGAAAGGCTTTCGTTCCGGAGTTTGGATGCATATTCTTCTCTGCCGACTACTCTCAGATAGAACTTCGCATTATGGCACATCTGAGCGGCGATAAAAACATGACAGAGGCATTCTGTCACGGAGAAGATGTTCACGCAGCCACAGCCGCGAAAATATACAAAAAAGCTTTGTCAGAAATCTCTATAGACGAACGACGTAAAGCCAAGACAGCCAATTTCGGAATCATCTACGGCATCAGTGCCTTCGGTCTGGCAGAACGAATGGAAGTTTCACGTACAGAAGCCCGCGAACTCATCGACAACTATTTCGCCACCTTCCCTGCCGTAAGTTCCTTCATTGAGACCTGTAAGGAAAAGGCGCGCAGACAAGGCTATATAGAAACCGTATTTGGCCGGCGTCGCTATCTGCCCGACATCAACAGCGGAAATGCCGTGGTCAGGGGTTATGCAGAGCGAAACGCCGTGAATGCACCCATACAAGGCACAGCAGCCGACATCATCAAACTCGCCATGATACGCATTGCTCAAAGGTTTGAAAAAGAGCACATCCGCTCAAAGATGATACTGCAAGTGCACGATGAACTCAATTTCTCCGTTTACCCGGAAGAACTGGACCGAGTACGCAGCATTGTCATCGGAGAGATGGAGAATGCATACAAGATGACCGTTCCTCTCATTGCAGACTGTGGAGTCGGCCAAAACTGGCTTGAGGCACATTGAAAATCTATCTCATTAAATACATACCCATGAAATATTCTAACAAAACCATCTTGCTGCTCGTGGCTTTTATTGTTTCTACGGCAGCGTTTGCCACTAACGAAGAACCTGACGACACTATCAAAACAGTGCTCGAAAACATGACAAAAAGTTATTACAGCACACTCTCGACAGTCACAAAATATTTCAGCAAACGAACCTACGATGTCATGTATGACACAGAAAAAGCAGAAACCCTGCCTGTCATGAAAGGTTACGTGCCTTCAGAAGACTTTAACGTGCGCTACGGGAGAAATTGTCCCACTTCTTCGCCAATAAGAATTCTTGACATCAATTATCCTCATCGCGACACAGCCATCGTCAGCGTAATCGTTACTTACAGCGGAGACGACGGTATGGCACACAGCGACAATTTCGACTACCGCATGGTTAATGAGAAAAAATACGGATGGGTGGTGGACGACATCTCTAACTTCAAAGGCGAGATGGGTGGTCTGTGGATGACGGAAGTGCTCAAAACCAAACAAGAAGATGTAAAAAAATTCATCGACCCAATCGACAAAAGGCTGAACGAACTGTTCTGTCAACAGTATAGCGACAGCCTGATGGACGAGTTCTATTCCAAAGAATTAGCAGGTTTGTGCCGTAAATATGCCAAAGAAAAGAACAAAGACTTTTTTAAAAACTTTGCACTCTATTTAGGCTTGGAACCTGTGGCTGTAACACATGGATTTGGTCTACGTTGGCATTATTATGAAGAAGGTCGTCTTAAATTTGTTTACGACGCCCCTTATCGCAATCGCGCGAACTCCGGCCCGTTAGTGGGAGAAATAGTTTACTATCTCAAAAACGAAAGAGGTAAATGGCGAATAGACGATGTTAATGCCTATGGTTACGTCCTATCTCTTAAGGAAAGATTAACAGAAAGTTTGAAAAAAGAATAAATCCAATCATTAATATGCCCGCCAATAATGCTTTTTGTGGCGGGCATTTTTTTCTCCTTTTGTGCTTACTTTATGATGCGATAATACCCCTCTTTGCGTGGATAAGCCTGTCGCATTGGCGCAGCAGGATAACCCAACGATATAGAACCTACACCAACGATGCCTTCAGGAAGTCCCAATTCCTTACGCAAGACTTCACCTTCGTCCGTGGCGAACATCTTATCCACACGGTTTATCCAACACGAACCTAGTCCGACGGCATGTGCTGCAAGCATCATGTTTTCAAGTACACAGGACGCATCGCGCTCCGCATTGGTGTTGTCGGCAGAAGCCACCACCAACACTATTGTCGGCGCCCCATAATAAGGATCGCTTGTAGTACCCATTATCTCGGCATTCAGTTTTACAATCCTTTCACGTAAAACAGGGTTTTGCACAGCAACAATCCACGGGTCTTGCGTATTCTTACCTGTAGGAGCATAGGTGCCCGCTTCAAGCACTGCTGCAAGTTCTTCATTCTTTATCTGTTCTGTCAAATATTTACGACAACTGCGTCGTGTTTTTATCAAATCCAAAAACTCGTTCTTCATATCTATTACTGTTTTATGTTTTTGTAATGCTTTATTGTTACATTCCATATTTCCTCTTCTTCACAATCATCCAGCGGCATTTCTGGAGCCTCCACACCCGAACCTAACACCTTCGCAGAACATTCTTCATGTGCCTCGTCCCAAAGTCCGTTGTCGATGAAAAACTGCAACGTCTTCCGCCCGCCTTCCACCAACAACGATTGTATCTGTCGTTCATAAAGGGAAGCCAACAATGTTTCTGCGCTTTCAAAAGTCTCAAATCCTTCCGGCAGTTCTTCTTGCGGAACATGGCCTAACACGCATTTCAAGGGTTGGGGTCCATCCCAATGCACCACATTCAGGTGTGGATGGTCGAGCAACAGCGTGTTGTGCCCTACGAGAATAGCCTGATGCTCTGCGCGTAACCGATGTACGCGAAGCATTGTGTGAGGAGTGGATAGTTTTGCTGCTTCTCCGTCGTTTCGAATTAAATCTATATACCCATCTGCAGAACGTGCCCATTTCAGGGTGACATAGGGCCGTTTCTTTTCGTGAAAAGTGAAGAATTTTTTGTTCAGACTGCGGCATTCGTCTTCCAACACACCAACTATCACCTGAACTCCTG
Encoded here:
- the dtd gene encoding D-aminoacyl-tRNA deacylase, encoding MRVVIQRTQSASVKIDGKTNGEIGKGLLILLGIEPSDTQEDVLWLVKKAAMLRIFDDDEGVMNKSVIDINGDVMVVSQFTLMASYKKGNRPSYIRAAGPEIAIPLYDYFCSEMEKTIEKPVKTGVFGANMQVELLNDGPVTICMDSKRKE
- a CDS encoding nucleotide pyrophosphohydrolase, whose protein sequence is MTIEEAQKKVDQWIKTFGVRYFSELTNMACLTEEVGELARIIARKYGDQSFKSGEKEDLSDEMADILWVLICLANQTGVDLTDALKKSFDKKTKRDAKRHLDNPKLK
- the deoC gene encoding deoxyribose-phosphate aldolase produces the protein MANNCNCGHDHNHDHLGCKDKYSLAFEKFDLHRHDEIVHEEVTKLIEKNKGKYNTPEVMLHLLQAVELTTLKVTDSEESVLAMVERVNKFYDERPELPPMATICVYPKFAKLVSQSLEVEGTETTVVSGGFPSSQTFAEVKTIETSLAVHDGAEQVDCVLNVGAFLSGDYETVSDEIAEIKAACNGVPLKVILETGALQTAENIKRASILAIYAGADFIKTSTGKIEPAATPEAALMMCETIKEYYKLTGTKIGFKAAGGLKTIDDALNYYTIVMELLGKEWIDDKLFRLGTSRLANKIVSKVVGEEINPF
- a CDS encoding polyprenyl synthetase family protein, which produces MNNLERIRKPIEAELQHYSALFNATLTHQNSLLGSALEHVRAKQGKLMRPILVLLTAKALGEVNDNTYTSAVVLEMLHTASLIHDDVVDESQERRGDKSLNKVFDNKPAILIGDYILSKTIQMAAKMNSMEPISAIGRLGSDLAEGELLQLPSNLNPKLSEETYMQIIRHKTASLFGVCAELGALSVGADKQTIEEAKLFGETAGICFQIRDDIFDYFDDAKIGKPTGNDMREGKLSLPVLRALQNTHDEEIHALAAKVRAMKASKDDIERLVKFTKGQGGIDSARETMMQYRNNALSYLIRCKDSDVRRSLELYIDYVVGREM
- the polA gene encoding DNA polymerase I, which translates into the protein MQKLCLLDAYALIYRSYYALIRSPRINSKGENTSAIFGFVNTLEDVLKKENPDFIGIAFDPKGKTFRHETYPEYKAQRESTPEDIRFAVPIIKDIIRAYNIPILEVERYEADDVIGTIAKKAASSGLFVEMITPDKDYGQLVEENIIMLRPGHGASPMERMGEKEVCEKYGLQKTSQIIDYLGLMGDASDNVPGCPGVGAKTAAKLIEQFGDIGHLLERTDELKGALKTKVEENKEKILFSKFLVTIKTDVPIELNLDELKRKEPDKESLKKIFERLEFRSFISKMFKPETIQGELFQNPTKPQYIQGDLFGNPINSVANETNSSEVLFDAGKEIVVAENLTDLKNTKHEYHLIDNEEECLQLCQKLLTNKILSFDTETTSTDAISARLVGFSFSVRPFEAYYISVPQDFEEAKKIVGIFKPLYESEEILKVGQNIKYDIIVLKHYGINVRGPLFDTMLAHYVVQPELRHNMDYLAEIYLHYRTIHIDELIGPAGKKQKNMSELKPEEVYEYACEDADVTLRLVEPLKKEMDRVGATKIFYELEMPLVPVLAKMEMDGVVLDTKAINETGNLFRERMKNLERDIYTMAGHEFLLTSPRQVGEVLFGEMKLSEKAKKTKSGQYQTSEAVLEGLKSKHPIVEKILAHRGLKKLISTYIDALPKLINPETGHLHTSFNQAVTATGRLSSSNPNLQNIPVRGDDGKEIRKAFVPEFGCIFFSADYSQIELRIMAHLSGDKNMTEAFCHGEDVHAATAAKIYKKALSEISIDERRKAKTANFGIIYGISAFGLAERMEVSRTEARELIDNYFATFPAVSSFIETCKEKARRQGYIETVFGRRRYLPDINSGNAVVRGYAERNAVNAPIQGTAADIIKLAMIRIAQRFEKEHIRSKMILQVHDELNFSVYPEELDRVRSIVIGEMENAYKMTVPLIADCGVGQNWLEAH
- a CDS encoding nitroreductase family protein translates to MKNEFLDLIKTRRSCRKYLTEQIKNEELAAVLEAGTYAPTGKNTQDPWIVAVQNPVLRERIVKLNAEIMGTTSDPYYGAPTIVLVVASADNTNAERDASCVLENMMLAAHAVGLGSCWINRVDKMFATDEGEVLRKELGLPEGIVGVGSISLGYPAAPMRQAYPRKEGYYRIIK
- the ribD gene encoding bifunctional diaminohydroxyphosphoribosylaminopyrimidine deaminase/5-amino-6-(5-phosphoribosylamino)uracil reductase RibD gives rise to the protein MSKGIIFEQLLAEKYMSRCLLLAKNGRYGAPPNPMVGAVIVHGERIIGEGYHARCGEAHAEVSAVNSVKPEDKALLPESTIYVSLEPCAHYGKTPPCAELIIKTGIPRVVVGCVDSFAKVKGKGVSMLRDAGVQVIVGVLEDECRSLNKKFFTFHEKKRPYVTLKWARSADGYIDLIRNDGEAAKLSTPHTMLRVHRLRAEHQAILVGHNTLLLDHPHLNVVHWDGPQPLKCVLGHVPQEELPEGFETFESAETLLASLYERQIQSLLVEGGRKTLQFFIDNGLWDEAHEECSAKVLGSGVEAPEMPLDDCEEEEIWNVTIKHYKNIKQ